The Cryptosporangium minutisporangium genome includes a region encoding these proteins:
- a CDS encoding carbohydrate kinase family protein: protein MGTAAGRSRAGRVAVVGDLATDIVIRTDGPPAVGSDRPAKIRYSGGGAAANTAVWLARVGVPVTLVARVGDDAPGRERIAELVAAGVEPAVAVDPELPTASIAVLVDGDGERTMFPDRAAADRLDAADVAAVVGRDGVRHLHLSGYALLDAGSRKAGLAALDAAKQRDLTISVDAASAAPLEAVGPARFLRWVAGVDLLLANAAEAAALTGLSDPSVSAAKLATSVGTAVVKDGAGGAWWRGTSGAAWVAAEPARRVVDTTGAGDAFAAGLLAAWLTGAGPAGALAAGARAGTLAVGLPGARP from the coding sequence GTGGGAACGGCTGCGGGCCGGAGCCGCGCGGGACGGGTCGCGGTCGTCGGCGACCTGGCGACCGACATCGTCATCCGGACCGACGGTCCGCCCGCGGTCGGGTCCGACCGGCCGGCGAAGATCCGGTACAGCGGCGGGGGCGCCGCCGCGAACACCGCGGTCTGGCTCGCCCGGGTCGGTGTGCCGGTGACGCTGGTCGCGCGCGTCGGCGACGACGCCCCCGGGCGGGAGCGGATCGCCGAGCTGGTGGCGGCCGGGGTGGAGCCCGCGGTCGCGGTCGACCCGGAGCTGCCGACCGCCTCGATCGCCGTCCTGGTCGACGGGGACGGCGAGCGCACGATGTTTCCCGACCGGGCGGCCGCGGACCGGCTCGACGCCGCCGACGTCGCGGCCGTCGTGGGGCGGGACGGCGTCCGGCACCTGCACCTGTCGGGCTACGCGCTGCTGGACGCTGGTTCCCGGAAAGCCGGGCTGGCCGCGCTGGACGCCGCCAAGCAGCGGGACCTGACGATCTCGGTCGACGCGGCGTCCGCGGCGCCGCTGGAGGCGGTCGGCCCGGCCCGGTTCCTCCGCTGGGTCGCCGGGGTCGACCTGCTACTGGCGAACGCCGCAGAGGCGGCGGCGCTCACCGGGCTGTCCGACCCGTCGGTGTCGGCCGCGAAGCTGGCGACCTCGGTCGGGACCGCGGTGGTGAAGGACGGCGCCGGTGGGGCCTGGTGGCGCGGAACGAGCGGGGCAGCGTGGGTGGCGGCGGAACCGGCCCGTCGGGTGGTGGACACCACCGGCGCCGGGGACGCGTTCGCCGCCGGCCTGCTGGCGGCGTGGCTCACCGGTGCGGGGCCCGCGGGGGCGCTCGCCGCGGGGGCGCGGGCCGGCACGCTCGCCGTCGGCCTACCGGGTGCGCGCCCGTAG
- a CDS encoding pseudouridine-5'-phosphate glycosidase, whose protein sequence is MTRKYGVRVEIEPPLGRYRIRLGEEVAEAVRTGAPVVALESTILSHGLPRPQNLDVGAEIERTVRATGAVPATIGVLSGEICVGLDEGQLRHLALTDGVAKASVRDLPVLAAKRADGATTVASTAAVAAAVGTVVLATGGLGGVHRDASTTFDESADLGTLARTPIAVVCAGVKSILDVPATLERLESTGVTVLGYRTDRFPGFYLADSGYPVGWRADEVTEIAETLRATRELKLSSGAVVVANPLPVAEQLDPALHDRVLAEGLAGLEREGVTGKDVTPYLLAHFHAATEGQSLTVNTRIILRNADLAGRIAVAFAGTRTALA, encoded by the coding sequence ATCACCAGGAAGTACGGTGTTCGCGTGGAGATCGAACCGCCGCTCGGGCGCTACCGGATCAGGCTCGGCGAGGAAGTCGCGGAAGCGGTGCGCACCGGCGCACCGGTGGTCGCGCTGGAGAGCACGATCCTGTCCCACGGGCTACCTCGCCCGCAGAACCTCGACGTCGGTGCCGAGATCGAGCGCACGGTCCGCGCGACCGGAGCGGTGCCGGCCACGATCGGCGTCCTGAGCGGAGAGATCTGCGTCGGCCTCGACGAGGGGCAGCTGCGGCACCTCGCGCTGACCGACGGCGTCGCCAAGGCCAGCGTCCGTGACCTGCCGGTGCTCGCGGCCAAGCGGGCCGACGGCGCCACGACCGTGGCCAGCACCGCGGCGGTAGCGGCGGCGGTCGGCACCGTCGTGCTCGCGACCGGCGGGCTCGGCGGCGTGCACCGGGACGCCTCGACGACGTTCGACGAGTCCGCCGACCTGGGCACGCTGGCCCGGACGCCGATCGCGGTGGTCTGCGCGGGCGTGAAGTCGATCCTCGACGTCCCGGCGACGCTCGAGCGGTTGGAATCGACCGGCGTGACCGTGCTGGGCTACCGCACCGACCGCTTCCCCGGCTTCTACCTCGCCGACTCCGGCTACCCGGTCGGGTGGCGCGCGGACGAGGTGACCGAGATCGCCGAGACGCTGCGGGCCACCCGGGAGTTGAAGCTCTCGTCCGGCGCGGTCGTGGTCGCGAACCCGCTGCCGGTCGCCGAGCAGCTCGACCCGGCGTTGCACGACCGGGTGCTGGCCGAGGGCCTGGCCGGGCTGGAGCGCGAGGGCGTCACCGGCAAGGACGTGACGCCGTACCTGCTGGCGCACTTCCACGCGGCGACCGAAGGCCAGAGCCTCACGGTCAACACCAGGATCATCCTGCGCAACGCCGATCTGGCCGGCCGGATCGCGGTGGCGTTCGCCGGCACCCGGACGGCGCTCGCGTGA
- a CDS encoding HhH-GPD-type base excision DNA repair protein, translating into MVTLRLSQDVDADAFLAEDPFALLVGMLLDQQFPMERAFGSPYLLSRRMGVTRLDPAAIAAFDPDEFAALFATPPALHRYPQAMAGRVQTVATHVLDAYDGDTAQLWTGAADGKDLLKRVKALPGFGDQKARIFVALLGKQLGVRPEGWREAAGVYAEDGSTRSVADVTGPETLQAVREFKKAAKAKAKEESAR; encoded by the coding sequence ATGGTGACGCTGCGTCTGAGTCAGGACGTCGATGCCGACGCGTTCCTGGCCGAGGACCCGTTCGCGCTGCTCGTCGGCATGCTCCTCGATCAGCAGTTCCCGATGGAGCGGGCCTTCGGATCGCCCTACCTCCTCAGCCGCCGGATGGGCGTGACCCGGCTCGACCCGGCCGCGATCGCGGCGTTCGACCCGGACGAGTTCGCCGCGCTGTTCGCGACGCCACCGGCGCTGCACCGGTATCCGCAGGCGATGGCCGGGCGGGTGCAGACGGTGGCGACGCACGTGCTGGACGCCTACGACGGTGACACCGCACAGCTGTGGACCGGCGCCGCGGACGGCAAGGACCTCCTGAAGCGAGTGAAGGCGCTGCCCGGGTTCGGTGACCAGAAAGCCCGGATCTTCGTCGCGCTCCTCGGCAAGCAGCTCGGCGTCCGCCCGGAGGGCTGGCGCGAGGCCGCCGGCGTCTACGCCGAAGACGGCTCGACGCGGTCGGTCGCCGACGTCACCGGCCCGGAGACACTGCAGGCCGTTCGCGAGTTCAAGAAGGCAGCCAAGGCGAAGGCCAAGGAGGAATCCGCGCGATGA
- a CDS encoding YihY/virulence factor BrkB family protein: MTICTVWQIARSAVAKAWQDRILGLSAEAAFWQLLSVPPLMLAVLGVLGYAARWTGTDLVNRTEAHALRVTAGLVNPSVQQDVVTPIVGELLRHGRGGVATISIALALWAGSSSTATFVNTVSIAYGQRELRGAVASRLLALWLYVFTLATAVVAVPLVVLGPDFVVARLPDSWHSAAEAVIRWGYWPVTAAIVFMALSAFYHYATPVRLRWRRAFPGAALALVLFVGLSWVLRLYMGRLGGELLLFSTLAAPIVALLYFYVLAFAVLLGAELNGTLEELHPAGRRPRHLHRIARLWRRLRAGVRGETLDDRDEDPDRAAAERDSAGGAPQTSNTAPEVPDPDRDDAADRRPDPAPAELPDPEARPARSALPGDPGSAAALAHSPLGSDS, encoded by the coding sequence GTGACGATCTGCACGGTGTGGCAGATCGCGCGTTCGGCCGTGGCGAAGGCGTGGCAGGACCGGATCCTGGGTTTGTCGGCCGAAGCCGCGTTCTGGCAGCTGCTGTCGGTGCCGCCGCTGATGCTCGCGGTGCTCGGCGTCCTCGGGTACGCCGCACGCTGGACCGGCACCGACCTGGTCAACCGCACGGAGGCGCACGCGCTGCGGGTCACGGCGGGGTTGGTGAACCCCTCGGTCCAGCAGGACGTGGTGACGCCGATCGTCGGCGAGCTACTGCGGCACGGGCGCGGCGGGGTGGCGACGATCAGCATCGCGCTGGCGCTCTGGGCGGGCTCGTCGTCCACCGCGACGTTCGTCAACACGGTCTCGATCGCCTACGGGCAGCGGGAGCTGCGGGGCGCGGTAGCCAGCCGCCTACTGGCGCTCTGGCTCTACGTCTTCACGCTCGCGACCGCCGTGGTGGCGGTGCCGCTGGTGGTGCTGGGGCCGGACTTCGTCGTGGCCCGGCTGCCGGACAGCTGGCACTCGGCCGCGGAGGCGGTGATCCGGTGGGGGTACTGGCCGGTGACCGCGGCGATCGTGTTCATGGCGCTCTCGGCGTTCTACCACTACGCGACGCCGGTTCGGCTGCGCTGGCGGCGGGCGTTTCCGGGCGCCGCGCTCGCGCTGGTGCTCTTCGTCGGCCTGTCGTGGGTCCTGCGGCTCTACATGGGCCGGCTCGGCGGCGAACTGCTGCTGTTCTCGACGCTCGCGGCGCCGATCGTCGCGCTCCTCTACTTCTACGTGCTGGCGTTCGCCGTCCTGCTCGGCGCGGAGCTGAACGGCACGCTCGAGGAGTTGCACCCGGCCGGCCGCCGGCCCAGGCACCTGCACCGGATCGCTCGTCTCTGGCGTCGGCTCCGCGCCGGGGTCCGCGGAGAGACGCTCGACGACCGGGACGAAGATCCCGACCGTGCCGCAGCGGAGCGCGACAGTGCCGGCGGGGCACCGCAGACGTCCAACACCGCTCCGGAGGTGCCCGACCCGGACCGGGACGACGCCGCCGACCGCCGCCCGGATCCCGCACCGGCGGAGCTGCCCGACCCCGAAGCGAGGCCGGCTCGGTCAGCGCTTCCGGGTGATCCCGGAAGCGCCGCCGCGCTGGCTCACTCGCCCTTGGGCAGCGACTCGTAG
- a CDS encoding DUF3039 domain-containing protein — translation MGATETLERPETQERQTDNAPEVFHYVKKNKIAESAVMGTMVQALCGEVFPVTKSPKPNSPVCPACKEIYESLPKGE, via the coding sequence GTGGGAGCCACCGAGACGCTGGAGCGGCCGGAGACCCAAGAGCGCCAGACCGACAACGCCCCCGAGGTCTTCCATTACGTGAAGAAGAACAAGATCGCCGAGAGCGCGGTCATGGGCACGATGGTCCAGGCGCTCTGCGGCGAGGTGTTCCCGGTGACCAAGTCGCCGAAGCCGAACTCGCCGGTCTGCCCGGCGTGCAAGGAGATCTACGAGTCGCTGCCCAAGGGCGAGTGA
- the dtd gene encoding D-aminoacyl-tRNA deacylase gives MRAVVQTVAEASVTVDGEVVGAIESGLLVLVGVARTDTPEQAALLARKVYELRILDDERSASDIGAPLLVVSQFTLYADTRKGRRPSWLAAAPADQAEPLVDAVVAALRERGATVETGRFRTHMLVSSVNVGPQTILLEV, from the coding sequence GTGAGAGCGGTCGTGCAGACCGTCGCGGAGGCGTCGGTCACGGTCGACGGCGAGGTGGTCGGGGCGATCGAGTCCGGGCTCCTGGTCCTGGTCGGAGTCGCGCGCACCGATACGCCGGAGCAGGCGGCGCTGCTCGCCCGGAAGGTATACGAACTGCGCATCCTGGACGACGAGCGGTCGGCGTCCGATATCGGCGCGCCGCTCCTGGTGGTCAGCCAGTTCACGCTCTACGCCGACACCCGGAAGGGGCGGCGGCCGTCCTGGCTGGCGGCGGCACCGGCGGACCAGGCGGAGCCGCTGGTGGACGCGGTGGTCGCGGCCTTGCGCGAGCGTGGCGCGACGGTGGAGACCGGACGGTTCCGGACCCACATGCTGGTGTCGTCGGTGAACGTCGGGCCGCAGACGATCCTGCTGGAGGTCTGA
- a CDS encoding DUF3099 domain-containing protein, with the protein MQTRRSRVEVITGADQSPADQLRRRQWQYFGLMMLRVVCLIVAAVLVSLEVPYALAWVLVLTVGMVLFPWMAVMLANDRPPREENRFSTRFRRSPAAARALASDAEQADAAHPERPELNARQLPPSSARVIDPD; encoded by the coding sequence GTGCAGACACGGCGATCGCGGGTCGAGGTGATCACCGGGGCCGACCAGAGCCCCGCCGATCAGCTCCGCCGCCGCCAATGGCAGTACTTCGGGCTGATGATGCTGCGGGTCGTGTGTCTGATCGTGGCCGCCGTCCTGGTCAGCCTGGAGGTCCCGTACGCCCTGGCCTGGGTGCTCGTGCTGACCGTCGGCATGGTGCTGTTTCCGTGGATGGCGGTGATGCTCGCGAACGACCGTCCGCCGCGGGAGGAGAACCGGTTCTCGACCCGGTTCCGCCGGTCCCCGGCCGCAGCCCGCGCCTTGGCATCCGACGCCGAGCAGGCGGACGCCGCACACCCCGAGCGGCCCGAACTGAACGCCCGGCAGTTACCGCCGTCCTCCGCCCGGGTCATCGACCCGGACTGA
- a CDS encoding GNAT family protein, whose protein sequence is MSFDASLWPLARLRVRAGAIELRPPTDDDLPALAALVPTEAGHDPTLPISGVSTPDDVAAQAVLRQVWRSRAELAPERWRICLAAYVDGVLVGQQDLKADDFPRRRIVETSSWLGAEHRRRGHGKAMRALALHLAFEGFGAVAVESESAEGNDAALGVTRSLGYSPSGDTYEVHDGVVTHMLWSRLTRERWALHRQGYGLGPVECEGVDGCRRLIGLPATDPEPASNGNRSANGVARPSTPVGERSAPTGEPAPA, encoded by the coding sequence ATGAGTTTCGACGCCTCGCTGTGGCCCCTGGCCCGGCTACGCGTGCGCGCCGGTGCGATCGAACTGCGCCCGCCGACCGACGACGACCTCCCCGCGCTGGCCGCGCTGGTGCCGACCGAGGCCGGCCACGACCCGACGCTGCCGATCAGCGGAGTGTCCACCCCGGACGACGTGGCCGCCCAGGCGGTACTGCGGCAGGTCTGGCGATCGCGGGCCGAGCTGGCGCCGGAGCGGTGGCGGATCTGCCTGGCGGCCTACGTCGACGGCGTGCTCGTCGGCCAGCAGGACCTGAAGGCGGACGACTTCCCGCGCCGCCGGATCGTCGAGACGTCGTCCTGGCTGGGAGCCGAGCACCGGCGTCGCGGGCACGGCAAGGCGATGCGGGCGCTCGCGCTGCACCTGGCGTTCGAGGGCTTCGGCGCGGTGGCGGTGGAGAGCGAGTCGGCCGAGGGCAACGACGCGGCGCTGGGCGTCACCCGTTCGCTCGGGTACAGCCCCAGCGGCGACACCTACGAGGTGCACGACGGCGTCGTCACCCACATGCTCTGGTCGCGGCTGACCCGGGAGCGCTGGGCGCTGCACCGGCAGGGTTACGGCCTGGGGCCGGTGGAGTGCGAGGGCGTGGACGGCTGCCGGCGGCTGATCGGGCTCCCGGCCACCGATCCGGAACCGGCCAGCAACGGCAACCGCTCCGCGAACGGCGTCGCCCGGCCCAGCACACCGGTCGGAGAGCGCAGCGCGCCGACGGGGGAGCCGGCACCGGCCTGA
- a CDS encoding DEAD/DEAH box helicase gives MSASAGTVGGAAPPLRVWQRKALVEYLRRSPQDFLAVATPGAGKTTFALRIAAELLADRTVSQVTVVAPTEHLKTQWAQAAARVGIQLDPTFSSTGLTSSDFHGIVVTYAQVGLYPGIHRRRVTARPTLVILDEIHHAGDSRTWGDGVRVAFEPATRRLALTGTPFRSDANPIPFVQYERDRNGLTRSRSDSNYGYADALRDQVVRPVLFLAYSGEAKWRTSAGEELSARLGEPLTAEQTGQAWRTALDPKGDWMPQVLRAAEARLTVIRQHGMADAGGLVIATDHAAAKAYAELLRRITGKAPVVVLSDDGTASAKIAAFAASEDRWMVAVRMVSEGVDIPRLAVGVYATSASTPLYFAQAIGRFVRARRPGETATVFLPSVPVLLGLAGEMEVERDHVLDRPHREKLLDDDLVAAANRTEDEDTDDKPKFTALSASAHLDQVIYDGASFGTGAAPGTAEEEEYLGLPGLLNSDQIAALLAKRQAEQVAAQRRAAAAQKASGGPDVPEPEAVPTSSFARRQMLRKQLNTLVAAQHHRTNRPHGQIHAELRRLCGGPPSAQATIEQLEERIATIQTWS, from the coding sequence GTGAGTGCAAGTGCCGGCACGGTCGGGGGAGCCGCTCCGCCGCTCCGCGTCTGGCAGCGCAAAGCGCTCGTCGAGTACCTCCGTCGCTCGCCGCAGGACTTCCTGGCGGTCGCGACCCCGGGAGCCGGAAAGACGACGTTCGCACTTCGGATCGCCGCCGAGCTGCTCGCCGACCGGACGGTCAGCCAGGTCACGGTCGTCGCGCCGACCGAGCACCTGAAGACGCAGTGGGCGCAGGCAGCGGCCCGGGTCGGCATCCAGCTCGACCCGACGTTCTCCTCGACCGGGCTCACGTCGTCCGACTTCCACGGGATCGTCGTGACGTATGCGCAGGTCGGCCTCTACCCGGGGATCCACCGGAGGCGGGTCACCGCCCGCCCGACCCTGGTGATCCTCGACGAGATCCACCACGCCGGCGACTCGCGCACCTGGGGCGACGGCGTCCGGGTGGCGTTCGAGCCGGCCACCCGGCGGCTGGCCCTGACCGGTACGCCGTTCCGGTCGGACGCCAACCCGATCCCGTTCGTGCAGTACGAGCGCGACCGGAACGGGCTGACCCGGTCCCGGTCCGACTCCAACTACGGCTACGCGGACGCGCTGCGCGACCAGGTCGTCCGGCCGGTGCTGTTCCTCGCATACTCCGGCGAAGCCAAGTGGCGCACCAGCGCGGGTGAGGAGCTCTCCGCCCGGCTGGGAGAGCCGCTGACGGCCGAGCAGACCGGCCAGGCCTGGCGGACCGCGCTCGATCCCAAGGGCGACTGGATGCCGCAGGTGCTGCGGGCCGCCGAGGCCCGGCTCACGGTCATCCGCCAGCACGGCATGGCGGACGCCGGCGGCCTGGTCATCGCGACCGACCACGCGGCCGCCAAGGCCTATGCCGAGCTGCTGCGCCGGATCACCGGTAAGGCGCCGGTCGTCGTGCTCTCGGACGATGGCACCGCGAGCGCCAAGATCGCGGCGTTCGCGGCGTCGGAGGACCGGTGGATGGTCGCGGTCCGGATGGTGTCGGAGGGCGTCGATATCCCGCGGCTCGCGGTCGGGGTCTACGCGACCAGCGCCAGCACACCGCTCTACTTCGCGCAGGCGATCGGGCGGTTCGTGCGGGCGCGGCGTCCGGGGGAGACCGCGACCGTGTTCCTTCCGAGCGTCCCGGTGCTGCTGGGGCTCGCCGGGGAGATGGAGGTCGAGCGGGACCACGTGCTCGACCGGCCGCACCGGGAGAAGCTTCTCGACGACGACCTGGTCGCGGCCGCGAACCGCACCGAGGACGAGGACACCGACGACAAGCCGAAGTTCACCGCGCTCTCGGCGTCGGCGCACCTCGACCAGGTGATCTACGACGGTGCCTCGTTCGGCACCGGCGCGGCGCCGGGCACCGCCGAGGAGGAGGAGTACCTGGGGTTGCCCGGTCTGCTCAACTCCGACCAGATCGCGGCGCTGCTGGCGAAGCGTCAGGCCGAGCAGGTGGCGGCGCAGCGGCGGGCGGCGGCCGCGCAGAAGGCCTCCGGGGGACCGGACGTGCCGGAGCCCGAGGCGGTGCCGACGTCGAGCTTCGCGCGGCGCCAGATGCTGCGGAAGCAGCTGAACACGTTGGTGGCGGCTCAGCACCACCGCACGAACCGGCCGCACGGCCAGATCCACGCCGAGCTCCGCCGTCTCTGCGGTGGTCCGCCCAGCGCCCAAGCCACGATCGAACAACTCGAAGAGCGGATCGCGACGATCCAGACCTGGTCTTAG
- a CDS encoding DUF7059 domain-containing protein: protein MTDPLLSPDQIEGLRTALRDANFTPRGVADRLGETASSALGRGELLAVRHQLRERGGDDPLGTLIDLFPTGGTVAEKAADAAFGAFGLAGAISTGLVEKVADGVRAAIDLSPYGDDDGNWWVLSDLGSDVRPGPVRTDHVLGIGGASVTLAQSTVRPSVGSALDLGTGCGVQALHLSRHVDAVTVTDLSERAVRFAVTNAALNGFTWEAVRGDLAAPVAGRRFDLVVSNPPFVVGPSRSGRDRMVYRDSGRVGDGICSELVAALPGLLAPGGYGQLLANWLHIESEPWEERVGGWLTATGLDAHAVQREALDPAGYVALWLRDAGELVGADAERRTAEWLDWFTENRVEAVGFGLISVHEAGSDQPVVRVEEAMQEHDTVLGPEVEAWFERVAFVRGADLLRSRLVAAPSLRLRQTASRGAEGWEVDRQVLALESGWRWSQEVDPVTVALVGGCDGSVTLADQLSVLAAAYDAEPVALATVAIPLVGRLVERGMLVPATGVGAAGPRAAAGGAGAAGAAGAAR, encoded by the coding sequence GTGACCGATCCGTTGCTTTCTCCGGACCAGATCGAGGGATTGCGCACCGCGCTGCGGGACGCGAACTTCACCCCGCGCGGGGTGGCGGACCGCCTGGGCGAGACCGCGAGCTCGGCGCTGGGCCGCGGCGAGCTCCTCGCCGTACGGCACCAGCTCCGCGAGCGCGGCGGAGACGACCCGCTGGGCACGCTGATCGACCTGTTCCCCACCGGCGGCACCGTCGCCGAGAAAGCCGCCGACGCAGCCTTCGGCGCGTTCGGCCTGGCGGGGGCGATCTCTACCGGTCTGGTAGAGAAGGTGGCGGACGGTGTGCGGGCGGCGATCGACCTCTCCCCGTACGGCGACGACGACGGCAACTGGTGGGTGCTCTCCGATCTCGGTTCGGACGTCCGGCCCGGGCCGGTGCGGACCGACCACGTGCTCGGAATCGGCGGCGCGTCGGTGACGCTGGCGCAGTCGACGGTGCGTCCGTCCGTGGGCTCCGCACTGGACCTGGGGACCGGTTGTGGCGTCCAGGCGCTGCACCTGTCCCGGCACGTCGACGCGGTCACTGTGACGGATCTCTCCGAGCGCGCGGTCCGGTTCGCGGTGACCAACGCGGCTCTGAACGGATTCACCTGGGAGGCAGTGCGCGGCGACCTGGCCGCGCCGGTGGCCGGGCGGCGATTCGACCTGGTGGTGAGCAACCCGCCGTTCGTTGTCGGGCCGTCGCGGTCGGGTCGTGACCGCATGGTCTACCGGGATTCCGGGCGGGTCGGCGACGGGATCTGTTCGGAGCTCGTGGCGGCGTTGCCGGGATTGCTGGCGCCCGGTGGGTACGGGCAGCTGCTCGCGAACTGGCTGCACATCGAGAGCGAGCCGTGGGAGGAGCGGGTCGGCGGCTGGCTGACGGCGACCGGCCTGGACGCCCACGCGGTGCAGCGGGAGGCGCTCGATCCGGCCGGGTACGTGGCGCTCTGGCTCCGCGACGCCGGTGAGCTGGTCGGCGCGGACGCCGAGCGGCGTACCGCGGAGTGGCTGGACTGGTTCACCGAGAACCGGGTGGAGGCGGTGGGCTTCGGCCTGATCAGCGTCCACGAGGCCGGGTCGGACCAGCCGGTGGTCCGGGTCGAGGAGGCGATGCAGGAGCACGACACGGTGCTGGGGCCCGAGGTCGAGGCCTGGTTCGAGCGGGTGGCGTTCGTCCGGGGCGCGGATCTGCTGCGTTCCCGGCTGGTGGCGGCGCCGTCCCTGCGGTTGCGGCAGACGGCCTCCCGGGGAGCCGAAGGCTGGGAGGTGGACCGGCAGGTGCTCGCGCTGGAGTCGGGCTGGCGCTGGTCGCAGGAGGTCGACCCGGTCACGGTCGCGCTGGTCGGCGGATGCGATGGGAGCGTGACGCTCGCCGACCAGCTGTCGGTGCTGGCGGCGGCGTACGACGCGGAGCCGGTGGCGCTGGCGACGGTCGCGATCCCGTTGGTCGGGCGGCTGGTGGAGCGGGGCATGTTGGTGCCGGCGACGGGTGTTGGGGCCGCTGGACCGCGGGCCGCGGCAGGCGGGGCGGGTGCCGCCGGTGCTGCGGGGGCCGCTCGGTGA
- a CDS encoding DUF7455 domain-containing protein has protein sequence MTPTLTPPPTEAPSAGERCDRCGAAAKVRAVLPGGGDLVFCGHHGHKYAKDLEKVAVQILRSED, from the coding sequence ATGACCCCGACCCTGACCCCGCCGCCGACCGAGGCGCCGTCAGCTGGCGAGCGTTGCGACCGGTGCGGTGCGGCTGCCAAGGTCCGGGCAGTTCTGCCCGGCGGCGGCGACCTCGTCTTCTGCGGTCACCATGGTCACAAGTACGCCAAGGACCTCGAGAAGGTGGCAGTTCAAATCCTTCGTTCCGAGGACTGA